Below is a genomic region from Terriglobales bacterium.
CAACGTCCAGCGAAACGTGCAGCTTGTTTTCCATGCTCATCTCCTTTGTGTATCGACTACCATCAATGTACGCGTGCAAACAAAACTCCCAGTCCTCGAGAGGTCCAAGTCAGCTTGTCTTGAGTTTGCGGCCGTGCATTCTCGCCGAGACCACGGCGGAGGCAGCCTCCCGCAGAGCCGCGCGTCCGAAACGCTGCTCGACTGCGATCGCTTCTGCTCCGTGTGCTAGGGCGCCGAGCAGCTCCTGCCCGCTGGTGATTTGCGGCAGGGAAAGCTCGCGGAAGCCGGCTTGGAAGGCCAAGCTCAGATAATCTCCCAGCAGGCTTGCCCCGGCGATGCAGCCCACGTAGGCGTTGATGTCGGCGGCGATGGATTCGGGCAGCGGCCTCAGCAGCACGATGTCGCTAATAGCGAACTGCCCTCCGGGCTTCAGGACCCGGTACAACTCGCGGAATACAGCCGGCTTGTCCGTGCTCAGATTGATGACGCAATTGCTGATGGCGAGATCGACGCTGCCGTCCTCCACCGGCAAGCGCTCGATGTAGCCTTTGCGAAACTCCACGTTGTCGGCGCCCAGGCGGCGGGCGTTTTCCCGCGCCAGGTTCAACATGTCGTCGGTCATGTCCACGCCGATGACCCGCCCGCCCGGCCCCACTTGCTTCGCCGAGAGAAACGCATCGAACCCGGCGCCGCTGCCCAGATCGAGCACCGTCATCCCCGGCTGGATCGCGGCCAGCGCCAAGGGGTTGCCGCATCCCAGCCCCAGGTTGGCGCTGCCCGCCGCTGCCAGATCCTCAGCCGAGTATCCGATGGCCGTCGGCTCGGCCGTGGGCGAACATCCACAACCGCTCTTTTCGCGCGCGATGTTCCCATAGCGTGCGCGTACTGCTTCTACCAGGAGGTCTCTCTCCTGGGCGGTTGCCGCGCCGCTGACGTCTTTCACCGTACCCATGGTTGTTCTCCTTTTACTGACCACTGGCCACTGGCCACGGACCGCTGGCCACTGGCCTTTCACAGTTCTTCTGCCAGCGCCTCGGCAAATTCTTTGAGCGCTTTTTCGTTGCGCCGGTACCACATCCACTGCCCGAACTTTTCAGCTTCCACCAGACCCGCCTTGCGCAATACCGACATGTGGTGAGACACGGTCGGCTGCGAAAGACCTACTTTCTGCTCGATGTCGCAGGCGCACATCCCAAAGGGCTTGCCGATCGAACAGCAACCCTTTTCCTTGAGTGCCTTGAGGATTTTCCGCCGAGTGGGGTCGGCCAGCACGTCCAGCACTTCTCCCACCTTGGTCGTCTTGGTCGTCATATCGACATCCATCTATACAGCATACATTGATGCATGTCAATGTCGAAGGTTGCGAAAAAGTTTGTCTACCCGTTTCTCGGTCGCAACCCTTCCCCGTCTGCCGCATCTCATCGCTACTGGAAGGCGAGGGAAGCCATGCTTTTGGAAGGCGATGAGCGCAAGCAACGGGAGCGGAAAATGCGCGACGAAGGCCGCCTGCCGCCCGGCCAGGCCTTGACCCTGAAGTGGCCCGTGCTGCACTACGGCTCCATCCCTCGCTTCGATGCGGCGCGCTGGGACTTCTGCATGCGCGGGCTGGTTGAGAGCGAAGTCCGGCTGACATGGGAGGAGTTCAACCGCCTGCCGCGCACGCGCTCCACCAGCGACTTCCACTGTGTGACCCGCTGGAGCCGCTTTGACAATGTGTGGGAGGGCGTCGCCTTTCGAGAAGTCCTCAACCTGGTGCGCCTCAAGCCTCGCGCCGCCTACGTCCTGGTCCACGCCGAGCAGGGCTATACCGCCAATGTTCCGCTCGCCGACCTCGACCGCGAGGGCGTCCTGTTTGCCACCCACCATGACGGTCGGCCGCTCACGCCCGAGCACGGCTATCCCCTGCGCCTCATCGTGCCCCATCTCTACGCCTGGAAATCGGTGAAGTGGGTGCGCGGCCTGGAGTTCCTCGACCACGACCAGCCCGGCTTCTGGGAGCAGAACGGCTACCACATGTACGGCGACCCGTTCCGCGAACAGCGCTTCGACAGCGACCTGTAATGGTAGCGCCGGCGTCCTCGCCGGCTGGCGCGCGGGCATCTTGCCCGCGTTCGAACCCAGAAACAAAAACCCCTCCGCACTGGGAGGGGTTGTCCGACTCGACTCAGCCTACTTCTTTACGATTGCTTTGTACCCGTCGTGCCGCAGGCGGTCCTGCATCATGGTGGCCTCGTTGCGCGTGGGATACGGACCCACCTGCACGCGATAGTAGCGGTCGCCGGGCGCGTTCATCACGAACACCGGGTAGTTCTTGCGGTGCAGCGCCTTCACCATGGCATCGGCGTCATCGCGCTTGGTCAATGCGGCAACCTGGACCACGAAACCGGCGGGCATCTTGGGTGTCGTGACCGTCGGAGACTTGGGCGTCTCCACTGCGGGCTTCGTTTCTTCAGGCTTGGCGAGCGCCGGTTGCGCGTCCTTCTGCTCCACGGCCTTATAGAAGGTCAGGTCCTGCGGAGCCGCGCCGCAATCGCTTCCTGTGCACTCGTTGGCTGCGGAAGGCTTGGTGGCGCTGTTGGCGTCGGGCGTTGTCGGTATCGTCACTGCCGAGGCATCAATCGTCGCCGCCTGGGCTGTGCCCGTGCTCCGTCCCAGCGTGTAGCCGAAGCCGAAGAACAACGCGCACACCAGCACCAAGGCGAAAAAGATCCCCAGCAAACGTCCGGTTCCGAGCGTGGTTTCCGGGACTTCTTCGGTTTCCGTCAGCAAGTTCTCGGTCAGTTCCATGCGCCCCATCTTAGGACAAACGCGCGCCGTCTGGAGCGGGCGGAACCTCGTTAGTTATTAGAAAGTAATCCCCTTGGCCCGGACAGCCTGCCGGCTTCGCCTAGC
It encodes:
- the arsM gene encoding arsenite methyltransferase produces the protein MGTVKDVSGAATAQERDLLVEAVRARYGNIAREKSGCGCSPTAEPTAIGYSAEDLAAAGSANLGLGCGNPLALAAIQPGMTVLDLGSGAGFDAFLSAKQVGPGGRVIGVDMTDDMLNLARENARRLGADNVEFRKGYIERLPVEDGSVDLAISNCVINLSTDKPAVFRELYRVLKPGGQFAISDIVLLRPLPESIAADINAYVGCIAGASLLGDYLSLAFQAGFRELSLPQITSGQELLGALAHGAEAIAVEQRFGRAALREAASAVVSARMHGRKLKTS
- a CDS encoding metalloregulator ArsR/SmtB family transcription factor, which translates into the protein MTTKTTKVGEVLDVLADPTRRKILKALKEKGCCSIGKPFGMCACDIEQKVGLSQPTVSHHMSVLRKAGLVEAEKFGQWMWYRRNEKALKEFAEALAEEL
- a CDS encoding sulfite oxidase-like oxidoreductase, with the translated sequence MLLEGDERKQRERKMRDEGRLPPGQALTLKWPVLHYGSIPRFDAARWDFCMRGLVESEVRLTWEEFNRLPRTRSTSDFHCVTRWSRFDNVWEGVAFREVLNLVRLKPRAAYVLVHAEQGYTANVPLADLDREGVLFATHHDGRPLTPEHGYPLRLIVPHLYAWKSVKWVRGLEFLDHDQPGFWEQNGYHMYGDPFREQRFDSDL
- a CDS encoding SPOR domain-containing protein, coding for MELTENLLTETEEVPETTLGTGRLLGIFFALVLVCALFFGFGYTLGRSTGTAQAATIDASAVTIPTTPDANSATKPSAANECTGSDCGAAPQDLTFYKAVEQKDAQPALAKPEETKPAVETPKSPTVTTPKMPAGFVVQVAALTKRDDADAMVKALHRKNYPVFVMNAPGDRYYRVQVGPYPTRNEATMMQDRLRHDGYKAIVKK